The bacterium region TTCCACAAGGGCGGCAACATCTGCATCGAGATCGAGGACGACGGCCGCGGCCTGAACCGCAAGGCCATCCGCGACAAGGCCGTCTCGCGCGGCCTGCTGCGCGAGGGCGAGCAGATCAGCGATCGCGACCTGTTCATGATGATCTTCGAGCCCGGCTTCTCGACCGCCAAGGAGGTCACCGACATCTCCGGCCGCGGCGTCGGCATGGACGTCGTGCGGCGGAACATCGAGGAGCTGCGCGGCACCGTCGACATCGCCTCCGAGGAGGGCGCGGGCTCGACGTTCAGCATCAAGCTGCCGCTCACCCTGGCCATCATCGAGGGCATGGTGATCATGGTCGGCACCGAGCACTACATCATCCCGACCCTCTCGGTAGTGCGCCTCGTGCGTCCGCGCAAGGAGGACCTCAGCTACATCTTCGACAAGGGCGAGATGATCGCCTTCGAAGGCAGCCACCTGCCGCTGTTCCGCCTCTCGCGCCTCTTCGAGGTGGCGGAGGCGGCCGCCGAACCCCACGAGGCGATGGTCGTCGTCGTGGAGGACGAGGGCAAGCGCATCGGCCTGATGGCCGACCAGCTCCTCGGCCAGCAGTCGATCGTGATCAAGAGCCTCGGCGAGAAGCTGCAGGGCACCGAGGGGGTGGCCGGCGGCGCGATCATGTCCGACGGCAACGTGGCCCTCATCCTGGACATCGCCGGCCTCGTGCGCGTGGCCCACAGCACGGACATGACCGTGCGCAACAGCCCACCGGCCGCCGCGAGCCTCGATCCGCACATCGCCGAGGCCGTGGAGACCGTCATCGAGAGCGCCGTCGCCCCCGGCGGCGCCGACGCATTCGCCCCGGAGAGCGCTCCGGAAACCGTGGAAGCCTGAACAACCCCTTGCGGGAGGTAGAAAATGGCCGTCGAGACCCCAGTGGCCCGTGTCGCGCAGGAAGGCAAGTTCCTGTCGTTCGTGCTCGGCGAAGAGGAATACGGACTGGAGATCCTGAAGGTGCAGGAGATCAACGGCATGATGGGCATCACGCGCGTGCCGCGGACGCCCGAATACGTGCGGGGCGTGATCAACCTGCGCGGCCGCGTGATCCCCATCGTGAGCCTGCGCTGCAAGTTCAAGATGCCGGCCGTCGAGGACACCGAGAAGACGTGCATCATCGTCGTGCAGGTCCAGTACAAGGACACGGAGCTGACCATGGGCATCATCGTCGACGAGGTCTCCGAGGTGCTGAACATCAAGGCCGACGAGATCGACCCGGCACCGAACTTCGGCGGCGGCCTCGAGGAGACCAGCTACATCACCGGCCTGGGCAAGCTCGACGGCAAGGTCGTGATCCTGCTCGACATCGACTCGGTCCTGAACGACGCCGAGATCGAGGCCGTGCTCCAGTCGGCCGGCTAGGCGGAAGGTGCCCATGTCCCTGCTGTCGCGCATGAGGAAACCGCAGGAGGCGCCGCCGGCGCCGGTGACGGGCATGTCCGTCACCGACCTGGCGATCTTCCAGCGCGTGCTCTACGAGCAGTCGGGGATCGTCCTGAAGGACAACAAGCGGGCCCTGGTCGAGTCGCGGGTGAACCAGCGCCTGCGGGCGCTCGGGCTGGCCGGGTACCCGGAGTACCTGGAGCTGCTCCGCGCCGACCGTTCCGGCGAGGAGCTGGTGCACCTGATCGACGTGATCTCGACCAACGTGACCCAGTTCTTCCGCGAACCGGACCACTTCACCAAGCTGGCCGAGGTGGTCGACGGCTGGGGCGAACAGGGGCTCAAGCGCCTGCGCTTCTGGTCGGCCGCCTGCTCCACCGGCGAGGAGCCCTACACCATGGCCATGACCCTGGCGCCGCTCGTGCGCCAGCACGGCCTGGACGCGAAGATCCTGGCCACGGACATCAGCACGCGGGTGCTGGCCCACGCCCAGCGGGGGGTGTTCCCCGTCGATCGGCTGGGCGGCGTGAGCCCCGAGCTCCGGCGGCGCTGGTTCACCGAGCGCGAGGAGAACGGCCGCGCCGTCGCCGAGGTCTCGAACGAGCTGCGGCAGATGATCATGTACCGGCGCCTCAACTTCACGAAGCAGCCGTTCCCCATCAAGGGGATCTTCGACGTCATCCTCTGCCGCAACGCGATGATCTACTTCGACCGCCACCTGCGCACGAGCATGGTGGCCGAGTTCGCTCGCCTGCTCCGTCCCGGCGGATACCTCATGATCGGCCATTCCGAGACCCTGATCGGAATCGAAGGCAGTTTCCGCTCACTCAAGTCGTCGGTCTACCAGCGACTCAATCCTGGAGTAGCCAGTTGACGNNNNNNNNNNNNNNNNNNNNNNNNNNNNNNNNNNNNNNNNNNNNNNNNNNNNNNNNNNNNNNNNNNNNNNNNNNNNNGCGGGATCCGACCGACGTCATCGTGACGTACTCGCTGGGTTCGTGCGTCGGCCTGACCCTCTACGATCCGGTGGCGGGGATCGGGGGCATGATCCACTGCATGCTGCCGCTCTCGAAGATCGATCCGGACAAGGCGCGCCTGAAGCCCTACATGTTCGTCGACACCGGCGTCGCCGCGATGCTCGGCGAGATGTACAGGCTGGGCGCGTCGCGGCAGAACATCGTGGCGAAGGTGGCGGGCGCGGGCTCACCCCTCGGCAAGGAAGAGACCTTCCGGATCGGCCAACGCAACTACACGATCCTGCGCAAGTTCCTGTGGAAGAACAATATCCTCATCGACAAGGAGGATATCGGCGGTTCCAAGGCGCGCACCCTCTACCTCTACATGGCCGATGGTCGCACCACGGTCAAATCCGAAGGGAAGGAGGTGGAATTATGACCGAGCGCAAAGCCATCCTGGCCCGCATCAACTCGGTACCGTCGATGCCGTCGGTGGTCATGGAGCTGCGGAAGTACCTCAATGATCCCGACGTGAGCTTCGACCGGCTGGCGAAGCTGATCGAGGTCGATCCGGGCCTGACCGTGAACGTGCTCCAGCTCGCCAATTCCGCCTATTTCGGTTGGACCCGGACGATCAGTTCGGTGAAGGACGCCATCACCCGCCTGGGCACGAACCGGGTCTTCCAGATGGTGCTCTGCATGTCGGTCGCGCCCATGGTGCGCAAGCCCATCAAGGGCTACGACACGGACAGCGAGGGACTGTGGCGCCACTCGGTGGCGACGGCGATCTGCGCCGAGCAGCTCGTGGCGGCCCTGGGCATGCCCGAGGTGCCCCAGGCCTTCACCGCCGGCCTGCTCCACGACATGGGCAAGATCGTGCTCGGCACCTTCGTCGAGGTCGACGACGCGCCCATCAAGGAGATCGTCGCCAGCGACGGGCTCAGCTTCAACGAAGCCGAGCAGATGGTGCTGGGCATCGACCACGCCGAGGTGGCCGCCGAGCTGCTGAAGGCCTGGAACCTGCCCGACGAGGTCGTCGAATCGGCCCGCTGGCACCACCAGCCCCACAAGGCCGACGAGAAGCACCGCCTGCTCGTGGACCTGGTCCACGTGGCCGACTTCCTCTGCCTCAGCTGGGGCTTCGGCATGGGCAACGACGGACTGCAGTACCGCCTCGACGAGGACGCCAACGAGCGTCTCGGGGTGGACGTGAACATCGCCGAGGAAGTGGGCTCCAAGGTCATGATCGGTGTCGAGGAGCTCGGCAACCTGTTCGATCCCGCAAAGAAAGGAAATACCGATGGCGTTCAACATCCTGCTCGTTGACGACTCGGCGACGGTCCGGGCCGTCATCAGCAAGGCGCTGAAGCTGGCCGGTGTCGATATCAACGAACTCTTCCAGGCCGGCAACGGCCAGGAGGCCCTCGAGGTGCTCGACAAGAGCTGGGTCGACCTCGTCTTCTGCGACATCAGCATGCCCGTCATGGACGGCGAGGAGCTGGTCGCGGAGATGAACCGGCGGGGCATGATCGACAACATCCCGGTGGTGATCGTCTCGTCGGCGGGCAGCGAGCCGCGCGTGGCGCGCCTGAAGGAGAACGGCGTGCGCGACTACATCCAGAAACCCTTCACTCCCGAGCACATCCGGGAGGTCGTGGACAACGTGATGGGGGTGCAGCAGGATGCCTGACTTCTCGCAGGAAACCATCGCCGCGACGTTCCTGGACGTCGTCGAGCAGCTCACGTTCATGTTCGGCGAGCTCGAGGACAAGGACGAACTCGACTTCACCGACGCCGAGTTCACCCAGGCCAGCATGGAGTTCACCGGTGATGTCGCCGGCACCCTCTCGGTGACCGTGCCGACCGCCGTCACGGCCGAGATCGCGGCCAACATCCTGGGCCTCGACCCGGGGGACCTCTGCGACCAGGCCATGCTCGACGACGCGCTCAAGGAGATGCTGAACGTCGTCTGCGGGCACGTGATCATGGCCATCGCCGGCCGGGACGCCAACTTCACG contains the following coding sequences:
- a CDS encoding purine-binding chemotaxis protein CheW: MAVETPVARVAQEGKFLSFVLGEEEYGLEILKVQEINGMMGITRVPRTPEYVRGVINLRGRVIPIVSLRCKFKMPAVEDTEKTCIIVVQVQYKDTELTMGIIVDEVSEVLNIKADEIDPAPNFGGGLEETSYITGLGKLDGKVVILLDIDSVLNDAEIEAVLQSAG
- a CDS encoding chemotaxis protein CheA encodes the protein VAEPAPAPAPTPAPAAADAAPKTSGFIPLGNMKPKAAPAAKAPAPTPRAAAPAPAADAEAARTPAKANAPAKMKEAMRVDAERLDHLIETIGELVIAESMVSQSPELKGSAMSVKLAKDLDHLDKICRELQEIGMSLRMVPVRPVFQKMARLVRDLSKKQNRVVDFIMTGEDTELDKNVVDKIGDPLVHMVRNSVDHGIEADPADRVRAGKSERGRVELRAFHKGGNICIEIEDDGRGLNRKAIRDKAVSRGLLREGEQISDRDLFMMIFEPGFSTAKEVTDISGRGVGMDVVRRNIEELRGTVDIASEEGAGSTFSIKLPLTLAIIEGMVIMVGTEHYIIPTLSVVRLVRPRKEDLSYIFDKGEMIAFEGSHLPLFRLSRLFEVAEAAAEPHEAMVVVVEDEGKRIGLMADQLLGQQSIVIKSLGEKLQGTEGVAGGAIMSDGNVALILDIAGLVRVAHSTDMTVRNSPPAAASLDPHIAEAVETVIESAVAPGGADAFAPESAPETVEA
- a CDS encoding chemotaxis protein CheD — translated: RDPTDVIVTYSLGSCVGLTLYDPVAGIGGMIHCMLPLSKIDPDKARLKPYMFVDTGVAAMLGEMYRLGASRQNIVAKVAGAGSPLGKEETFRIGQRNYTILRKFLWKNNILIDKEDIGGSKARTLYLYMADGRTTVKSEGKEVEL
- a CDS encoding chemotaxis protein CheX gives rise to the protein MPDFSQETIAATFLDVVEQLTFMFGELEDKDELDFTDAEFTQASMEFTGDVAGTLSVTVPTAVTAEIAANILGLDPGDLCDQAMLDDALKEMLNVVCGHVIMAIAGRDANFTLHAPAIAPVDPEQLQALIADDAYFGFDLDESPVLLGLVRKG
- a CDS encoding response regulator, whose amino-acid sequence is MAFNILLVDDSATVRAVISKALKLAGVDINELFQAGNGQEALEVLDKSWVDLVFCDISMPVMDGEELVAEMNRRGMIDNIPVVIVSSAGSEPRVARLKENGVRDYIQKPFTPEHIREVVDNVMGVQQDA
- a CDS encoding HDOD domain-containing protein — translated: MTERKAILARINSVPSMPSVVMELRKYLNDPDVSFDRLAKLIEVDPGLTVNVLQLANSAYFGWTRTISSVKDAITRLGTNRVFQMVLCMSVAPMVRKPIKGYDTDSEGLWRHSVATAICAEQLVAALGMPEVPQAFTAGLLHDMGKIVLGTFVEVDDAPIKEIVASDGLSFNEAEQMVLGIDHAEVAAELLKAWNLPDEVVESARWHHQPHKADEKHRLLVDLVHVADFLCLSWGFGMGNDGLQYRLDEDANERLGVDVNIAEEVGSKVMIGVEELGNLFDPAKKGNTDGVQHPAR
- a CDS encoding methyltransferase domain-containing protein, producing MSLLSRMRKPQEAPPAPVTGMSVTDLAIFQRVLYEQSGIVLKDNKRALVESRVNQRLRALGLAGYPEYLELLRADRSGEELVHLIDVISTNVTQFFREPDHFTKLAEVVDGWGEQGLKRLRFWSAACSTGEEPYTMAMTLAPLVRQHGLDAKILATDISTRVLAHAQRGVFPVDRLGGVSPELRRRWFTEREENGRAVAEVSNELRQMIMYRRLNFTKQPFPIKGIFDVILCRNAMIYFDRHLRTSMVAEFARLLRPGGYLMIGHSETLIGIEGSFRSLKSSVYQRLNPGVAS